From Brucella anthropi ATCC 49188:
TGAGCGCCTCATAGCCGATCGGCACGGACATGGTCTTTACATCGGGCTTATAGCCGAGACCTTCCAGCAGCACGCTTGCGACGGAGTTGGTGGAGGTGATGTCGGTCCAGCCCGGATCGGACAGCCGGATGGTTTCGCAAGCTGCGGGATCGGCAGCAGAAGCCGCTCCTGAAAGCCCCGCCAGTGCCGTGAACGTCAGTGCCGCAATCTTCAAGTAGCGCATTTTGTGACCCCTCCTATAGATTAAGACCAGTTATGTCTTATGTTCCTACTTTAAGGAGAACATCATTTAGGCTAAGGAAAAACCCATTCATTTTTTATCGAAGCTATAGAAAGTATTTATGGTTTCTCCATCCTGGGACCTTGGCAGCCTTGGCGTTTTCGAAGCGGTGGGACGATTGGAAAATCTGACCCTTGCAGCGCGTGAACTCGGCATGACGCAACCGGCGGTCAGCTATCAGATAAAACGCATCGAGGAGCGTCTGGGCGTCGCATTGTTCGCTCGACGGGCCCGTGGTGTCGAGATATTGCCCGAGGGCCGCATTCTTTATGAAGCAGTGCGCTCCGGTCTCGATGGAATCGATGAGGCTGTGCAGCAGATAAAACGTCGCCAGCGCGCGCCGGGACTGCGGATCGCGACCGACTATGGCTTCGCGACGTTCTGGCTGATGCCGCGTGTCGCGCAGTTTCGCCCGAAACATCCGGAGGTGGATGTGCGCATCACGGCATCATCCATGCTTCAGCCGCTCGACCGGCGTGACGCGGATATTTCGGTCCTTTTCGGCGGTCGCGAGGATTTCCCGAAGGACGCTATCGCCTTCATCGGTGAAAAAGTCGTGCCGGTCTGTTCGCCTGCCTATCTTGCCGAGCATGGCCCGTTTCCGGATGGGAAACGGCTGGGTACCGCTTCACTGCTGCATCTTGATACGCTGCAGGGTGATCGCTGGTTCACATGGCAGTCATGGCTCGATGCTATCGGTGAGGACATCGAGGACGGCAATTACGGGCTGGTCTTCAACACCTATAATCTGGTGATCGAGGCAGCCATTGCCGATCAGGGGGTGGCGCTTGGCTGGGCGGGGCTGATCGACGGGGCCGTGCAGCGCGGGCAGCTTGTCCATGCTTGCGAGGTGTCGCAGACGAGCGACAAAGGTTATTGGCTGGTCTTCAATCCGGACATTTCTGCGGGCGCGCGCAAGCTCGCACTGGAATTGCTGCAAGCAGCAGACGAAAGCTGATATTGTAAGAAAGCAGTCGCGATCCTACTTTTGCACATCATTCAATATCTGACGCGCTTGCCAAAAGCGCGCGGTTTTTTAAGAGGTGTCGATATGATTACCTGGAACCGGATCGATGAAACGAATTGAACTTCTGATCGAAAATATCATTCTGGCGTCACGCTGGCTGCTGGTTGTCTTCTATCTCGGCCTCGCCGTCGCGCTGGCGATCTATGCTGTATCCTTCGTGGGCAAGCTGTTCGATTTTGCAACGAAAGTTACCGCGCTGAATGATACCGACACGATCCTGAAAGTCCTAGGGCTCATCGACGCGGCGTTGATTGCGAGCCTCGTGGTGATGGTCATCATTTCGGGCTATGAGAATTTCGTCAGCCGCTTCGATCAGGCTGGCGACGAGGTGCATTGGCTTGGCACCATCGATGCGGGCTCGCTCAAGATCAAGGTTGCCTCGACCATCGTGGCGATCTCGTCGATTCATCTGCTGCAGATATTCCTCAACGCCACCACCTACACGTCAAACCAGTTGCTGTGGTTCACCATCATCCATCTGGCATTCGTGTTTTCGGCGCTGTTCCTCGCCTATATCGACAAGCTCACGGCCAAGGATAAAGGCGGGGCTAAAGGCAAGGGCAAGATCGAGCCGAATATCTGATGCTCTCGGATATAATTCATTGAAAAGACCCGGCTTTTGCCGGGCCTTTTGTTTTGAAAGACGAATGCAGTAAAGTTGGTTTCAATCAATGTGAAGAAGCTGCCGATATGCATTGCAGGCAGCGGTGTGGCTCCATTTCAACCTTGTGCTAGACTGACCTTCTTTGAGAGGAAGGGCTGACCATGACACGTCTGACGGCGAAGGATTTCCCGCAAGAACTTCTCGAACTCTACGATTTCTATGCCCATGGTCGGATAACCAAACGAGAGTTTCTGGACAAGGCTGCAAAGTTTGCGGTCGGCACCATGACGGCCACAACCATACTGGCCTCGCTCAGTCCCGATTATGCGATGGCGCAACAGGTCGAATTCACCGATCCCGATATCCATCCCGAATACATCACCTATTCGTCACCGGAAGGAAACGGCGAGGTTCGAGCCTATCTGGTGCGACCGGCCAAGCTGCAGGGCAAGCTGCCCGCCGTCGTGGTAGTGCACGAAAATCGCGGACTGAACCCGTATATCGAAGACGTCGCCCGCCGTGTCGCAAAGGCCGGTTTCATCGCACTCGCGCCCGACGGTCTCACCTCGGTTGGTGGCTATCCCGGCAATGACGATAAGGGCCGTGAATTACAGCAGCAGGTCGACCCGACCAAGCTGATGAACGACTTCTTTGCGGCGGTCGATTTCATGATGAAAAGCGATCTGACGACCGGAAAGGTCGGCATTACCGGCTTTTGCTATGGCGGTGGTGTTGCCAATGCGGCGGCGGTCGCCTTTCCGGAACTCGCAGCCGCTGTGCCTTTCTATGGCAGGCAGGCTCCGGCGGATGAAGTGTCGCGCATCAAGGCGCCTATCCTGTTGCACTATGCCGAACTGGACACCCGCATCAATGAGGGCTGGCCCGCTTATGAGGAAGCGTTGAAAAAGAACGGCAAGACCTACGAGGCTTACATCTATCCGGGCGTCAATCATGGCTTCCACAACGATTCCACACCGCGCTACGACGAAGCGGCGGCGAAGCTCGCATGGGATCGGACAATCGAATGGTTCAAGCGCTATCTGGCCTGAAGTTAGAGCATGTCTCCCGAAAGTGGGAACCGGCTTCGGGATGAAGACATGCGTGAAAACGAACAGATAGGGCGCCGATCTGATGCAATCAGATCGAAACGCGCTCTAGGCCTTCGCTTTCAGGGCCTTGAAGACGTTGACGGCTATCACGACGACAATACCGATTAGAACCGCAAGTACAGCCTGCAGGAAGGACGTGGCGATCCATTCGAAGGCGGCTGCAAACCGGGTGCCCTCGGTCGGCAGGTGCGAGACGATGGAATGGATGAAGGCTTCAACGCTATGGATGCCGATGGAATCCAGCCCATGTACGATGATGCTGCCGCCGACCCAAAGCATGGCGATGGTGCCAACAGTGCTCAGAACCTTCAATATGATGGGCATGCCCGCGACCAGCCCCTTGCCGAGTTGCCTGCCGAAAGCCGTGTGACTGTTGCGCACGAGCGAGACGCCCATATCGTCGAGCTTCACGATGATGCCGACCACGCCATAAACGGCGAAGGTGATCAATATGCCGACTGCGGCGAGGATGGCTGCCTGCGTATAGATGCTCGACGGAGCCAGGCCCGCCAGCGTCAGCGCCATGATTTCCGCCGACAGGATGAAGTCCGTGCGGATCGCACCGCTGACGGTTGTTTCCTCGATCTCCTTGGCAGTCGTGCCCTTGGTTTCCTCATGTTCCTCTTCCTTGTGCGGGATGAAGAACTCCACCAGCTTTTCCGTTCCTTCAAAGGCCAGATAGACACCGCCGATCATCAGAAGCGGCATGATGAAGGATGGTGCGAAATAGCCGAGGATGAGCGCCAGCGGCAGCAGGACGATGAGCTTGTTGCGCAGCGATCCCTTGGTGATTTTCCAGATGACCGGCAATTCACGTTCCGGCTTCAGTCCCACAACATATTTCGGCGTAACGGCCGTATCATCAATCACGATGCCTGCAGCCTTGGCGCTGGCCTTTGCCGTCTGTCCTGCAACATCGTCGAGCGAAGCTGCCGCCATTTTCGCAATGGCTGCGACATCATCGAGAAGCGCGAACAAGCCGGACGCCATGGGGAACCTTTCTATATTGCTGTTGCAGGTAGCTAAACTTTGAATGGGCAGTACGTCTAGATGGAAATCATCATTGCCTGCAACTGTATCTGAAATCGATACAATCTGTGCATGATTGTCAATGTTTCAATGATCATACCGATGGCTATATTGGCGGTAACACAACAGGAGAGATAGCCATGCTTAATCAGATCAAGGGCCTCCACCACGTGACCTCGCTTGCCGCCGATGCGCGCTCCAATAACCGCTTTTTCACCGATACTCTGGGACTGCGCCGCGTCAAGAAGACCGTCAATTTCGACGATCCGAGTGTCTATCATCTCTATTATGGTGATGAACTAGGCACGCCCGGCACTGTCATGACCTATTTCCCGTTTCCCGGCATGCCGCGCAGTCGCGATGGTACGGGCGAGGTGGGGACGACGGTATTTGCCGTGCCGCAGGGTTCTCTTGGCTTCTGGAAGGATCGTTTCGAGCAATCCGCCGTCAAGATTGAATCCGACGACGAAGCGTTCGGCGAAAAGCGTATCCATTTCCGTGGACCGGATGGCGACAGTTTTGCACTGGTTGAAGTGAAGGACGATCCACGTGCGCCGTGGGCACATGAGGGGATTGATGCCGAGCACGCCATCCGTGGCTTTCATTCGGTCTCAATGCGGCTTCGCGACGAAGGCGCGACCTCGGAACTGCTGAAATATATGGGATATCAGAAGCTCGATGCGAAGGACGGTGTCACCCGGCTCATCATGCCGGAAGGCAATGGTGCGGGCGTCATCGATCTGGAAACCTTGCCAGCAGTTGGTCGCAACCAGCAGGGTGCCGGTTCCGTGCATCACGTGGCATTCGCCGTCGAAAACCGCGAGAAGCAGCTGGAGGTGCGCAAGGCGCTGATGGATACGGGCTATCACGTCACACCGGTCATCGACCGCGATTACTTCTGGGCGATCTATTTCCGCACGCCGGGCGGCGTGCTGTTCGAGGTGGCGACCAACGAGCCCGGTTTCGACCGCGACGAGGATACGGCCCATCTCGGTGAAGCGCTGAAGCTGCCGGAGCAGCACCAACATCTGCGTGGCTATCTCGAAGAGCATCTGGACAAGATCTGAAGACGTCGGGACAGGAGATTGAACATGACAATCCAAACCTATGAGCACCGGCTGAAGGCCGGTGCGAACGGAGCGCCGCTGTTCATCGTGTTTCACGGTACGGGCGGCGATGAAAACCAGTTTTTCGGTCTGGCGGAACAGCTTTTGCCGGAAGCGACCATCGTGTCGCCACGCGGTGATGTGTCGGAATATGGCGCTGCGCGCTTCTTCCGCCGCACAGGCGAGGGCGTCTACGATATGGAAGACCTCGCTCGCGCCACCGACAAGATGGCCGGTTTCATCGCTGGCCTTGTGGCGCAGCACAAGCCATCCGAAGTGATCGGGCTCGGCTATTCCAATGGCGCCAATATCATGGCGAACCTGCTGATCGAGAAAGGCAGGGTGTTCGACAAGGCGGCACTTCTGCATCCGCTGGTGCCATTCAGGCCGAAGGACAATCCGGCGCTCGAAGGCGCGAAAATTCTGATGACTGCCGGGCGGATGGACCCGATCTGTCCGCCGGATCTGACAGAAGCGCTTGCACATTATTTCGAGCGCCAGAAAGCTGATGTCGAGCTGGTCTGGCATCCGGGCGGGCACGAGTTGCGCCAGACGGAACTGGCCGCCGTTCAGTCACTGCTCCAGAATTAAGCTCAAAGCCACCGTTCAATTTTGTACGGCGGCATTATTGTTCTGGCTCTCTTGTAAAAAACAATATACATTATATTTAATTGTATATTGAAAATAGGGTGCCATGATGGATGCGATTTCGGGCCGAGCGCCAGCCCATGAAAACAAGATGACGCGCACGGAAATGGAGGGGCGGGCAACCGAGGTTGCCGAACTCCTCAAGACGCTGTCGCATCCGGCGCGGCTTATGCTGGCCTGCACGCTTGCAGAACGGGAATATTCGGTTGGAGAGCTGGAGGAAGCGCTTGGCATTCACCAGCCGACACTGTCGCAGCAGCTGGGCGTGCTGCGCGAAGCGGGCATTGTCGAAACCCGTCGCGAAGCGAAGCAGATTTTCTACCGGCTGACGGAAGCCAAGGCCGCACAACTCATCGAGGCGCTTTACGGCATTTTTTGTGCACCGGAGGAGCGGGCATGATCACAACCTATCTGCAATCATTGGCAGGCGGCATGTTGCTCGGTCTTTCCGCAGTCCTGCTGCTTGTCTTCAATGGGCGCATCGCCGGGATCAGCGGCATCGTCGGGCGGCTTCTGGGCGGCAAACAGGTTCCAGCCAATGCGGTCTTTGTCGTCGGCCTCGTTCTGGGGCCGATTATCTATGCGGCAATTTATGGTTCCTTTCCCCCGGTCACGATGGCTATGTCCTGGCCCGTCATCGTCGTGGCAGGACTTCTGGTCGGTATCGGAACGCGGATGGGATCGGGCTGCACATCCGGTCATGGCATCCTCGGCATGGCGCGGTTTTCCAGGCGTTCGATAGCCGCAACGCTCACCTTTCTTGTAACCGGCATCGTGGTGGCCAGCATTTCGGGAGCATTGCTATGAAACAGTCGGCATATGCGCGTCTGGCCATGACGCTGCTTGCGGGCGCGATCTTTGGTTTTGGCCTGTCGCTGTCGGGCATGATCGATCCGTCGCGGGTGACGGGTTTTCTGAATATTACCAGCGGTCACTGGGACCCGAGTCTTGCCTTCGTGCTGGGCGGTGCCCTCCTGGTGGCTATCCCCGGCGTGATGTTGCAGCGGCGTATGGCGCGGCCGGTGCTGGACCAGTCTTTCCATCTGCCGGAGAATACTGAGATCGACCGTCGGTTGATTACCGGTTCTGCCATTTTCGGTGCGGGTTGGGGGCTGGCAGGCTTTTGTCCAGGCCCTGTCGTGTCCGCACTGTCCATGGGGATGCCGCAGGTATGGCTCTTCGTTGCAATGATGGTTTTGGGAATGATTTTCCACGATCGTATTATGACGAAGTATTCATAGGAAAATCATTCCGGGCGGCGAAATTCCGGACAAAAGGCAGCAGAAGCATTCAAATCTTGAACTCTTTGGTCAAATTACCCTTTTAATAGGGAGATGAATGAGTTAGGCACCCTCTGAATGATCTTGAGGGAACCGTGCCATGGCTGGATTGCTGAAACGTTTTGCCGGATATTATCGTCCGCATCGTGGGCTGTTCGCGCTGGATTTTACCAGCGCC
This genomic window contains:
- a CDS encoding LysR substrate-binding domain-containing protein — translated: MVSPSWDLGSLGVFEAVGRLENLTLAARELGMTQPAVSYQIKRIEERLGVALFARRARGVEILPEGRILYEAVRSGLDGIDEAVQQIKRRQRAPGLRIATDYGFATFWLMPRVAQFRPKHPEVDVRITASSMLQPLDRRDADISVLFGGREDFPKDAIAFIGEKVVPVCSPAYLAEHGPFPDGKRLGTASLLHLDTLQGDRWFTWQSWLDAIGEDIEDGNYGLVFNTYNLVIEAAIADQGVALGWAGLIDGAVQRGQLVHACEVSQTSDKGYWLVFNPDISAGARKLALELLQAADES
- a CDS encoding TIGR00645 family protein; the protein is MKRIELLIENIILASRWLLVVFYLGLAVALAIYAVSFVGKLFDFATKVTALNDTDTILKVLGLIDAALIASLVVMVIISGYENFVSRFDQAGDEVHWLGTIDAGSLKIKVASTIVAISSIHLLQIFLNATTYTSNQLLWFTIIHLAFVFSALFLAYIDKLTAKDKGGAKGKGKIEPNI
- the yghX gene encoding YghX family hydrolase, which gives rise to MTRLTAKDFPQELLELYDFYAHGRITKREFLDKAAKFAVGTMTATTILASLSPDYAMAQQVEFTDPDIHPEYITYSSPEGNGEVRAYLVRPAKLQGKLPAVVVVHENRGLNPYIEDVARRVAKAGFIALAPDGLTSVGGYPGNDDKGRELQQQVDPTKLMNDFFAAVDFMMKSDLTTGKVGITGFCYGGGVANAAAVAFPELAAAVPFYGRQAPADEVSRIKAPILLHYAELDTRINEGWPAYEEALKKNGKTYEAYIYPGVNHGFHNDSTPRYDEAAAKLAWDRTIEWFKRYLA
- a CDS encoding DUF808 domain-containing protein, with product MASGLFALLDDVAAIAKMAAASLDDVAGQTAKASAKAAGIVIDDTAVTPKYVVGLKPERELPVIWKITKGSLRNKLIVLLPLALILGYFAPSFIMPLLMIGGVYLAFEGTEKLVEFFIPHKEEEHEETKGTTAKEIEETTVSGAIRTDFILSAEIMALTLAGLAPSSIYTQAAILAAVGILITFAVYGVVGIIVKLDDMGVSLVRNSHTAFGRQLGKGLVAGMPIILKVLSTVGTIAMLWVGGSIIVHGLDSIGIHSVEAFIHSIVSHLPTEGTRFAAAFEWIATSFLQAVLAVLIGIVVVIAVNVFKALKAKA
- a CDS encoding VOC family protein → MLNQIKGLHHVTSLAADARSNNRFFTDTLGLRRVKKTVNFDDPSVYHLYYGDELGTPGTVMTYFPFPGMPRSRDGTGEVGTTVFAVPQGSLGFWKDRFEQSAVKIESDDEAFGEKRIHFRGPDGDSFALVEVKDDPRAPWAHEGIDAEHAIRGFHSVSMRLRDEGATSELLKYMGYQKLDAKDGVTRLIMPEGNGAGVIDLETLPAVGRNQQGAGSVHHVAFAVENREKQLEVRKALMDTGYHVTPVIDRDYFWAIYFRTPGGVLFEVATNEPGFDRDEDTAHLGEALKLPEQHQHLRGYLEEHLDKI
- a CDS encoding alpha/beta hydrolase; the encoded protein is MTIQTYEHRLKAGANGAPLFIVFHGTGGDENQFFGLAEQLLPEATIVSPRGDVSEYGAARFFRRTGEGVYDMEDLARATDKMAGFIAGLVAQHKPSEVIGLGYSNGANIMANLLIEKGRVFDKAALLHPLVPFRPKDNPALEGAKILMTAGRMDPICPPDLTEALAHYFERQKADVELVWHPGGHELRQTELAAVQSLLQN
- the bigR gene encoding sulfite-sensing transcriptional repressor BigR is translated as MDAISGRAPAHENKMTRTEMEGRATEVAELLKTLSHPARLMLACTLAEREYSVGELEEALGIHQPTLSQQLGVLREAGIVETRREAKQIFYRLTEAKAAQLIEALYGIFCAPEERA
- a CDS encoding YeeE/YedE family protein translates to MITTYLQSLAGGMLLGLSAVLLLVFNGRIAGISGIVGRLLGGKQVPANAVFVVGLVLGPIIYAAIYGSFPPVTMAMSWPVIVVAGLLVGIGTRMGSGCTSGHGILGMARFSRRSIAATLTFLVTGIVVASISGALL
- a CDS encoding YeeE/YedE family protein, producing the protein MKQSAYARLAMTLLAGAIFGFGLSLSGMIDPSRVTGFLNITSGHWDPSLAFVLGGALLVAIPGVMLQRRMARPVLDQSFHLPENTEIDRRLITGSAIFGAGWGLAGFCPGPVVSALSMGMPQVWLFVAMMVLGMIFHDRIMTKYS